A region of Haliotis asinina isolate JCU_RB_2024 chromosome 9, JCU_Hal_asi_v2, whole genome shotgun sequence DNA encodes the following proteins:
- the LOC137297318 gene encoding uncharacterized protein, translating into MDPKQSGSTRNEKKRRLDEIDQPSGHISPNADSWARFLVIEGKDKQPLKLNPFAVSKAISGICGEVSNVTRLRSGSLLVECARRQQSLNLISIKTFANVEAVVSVHRTLNSCRGIIRDKARCLSDMSEEDIATELREQAVTSMKRFTAKREGVIINTNTYLLTFSRSSIPTSIKAGYFNIGVEVYVSNPLRCYKCQKFGHGSQSCRNAVVCQRCGDNHEDTNCQKDPRCANCDGSHPTFSKSCPVWQREAKIMKLKCEKNISYFDAKKLLQNQNSNPLNLTYSAAVSRPVATSSIACQTDLTWVMSERPVVSNASPQSAVIASTSRASQSTCGSQTESLSENQPDTSSSQPVTTNSNKRKEKKLNRNQTPTNPSPPEVPLENTFGPLDMEVTLSSQDKQRKSSSRSRERSPIVAP; encoded by the coding sequence ATGGATCCCAAGCAATCTGGTTCAACTCGTAATGAAAAGAAGAGACGATTAGATGAAATTGATCAACCTTCTGGACATATATCTCCTAATGCTGACTCATGGGCTCGATTCCTTGTAATCGAGGGCAAAGATAAACAACCTTTAAAGCTTAATCCGTTTGCCGTTTCTAAGGCCATTTCTGGAATATGTGGAGAAGTGTCCAATGTCACTCGTCTTCGCAGTGGTTCGTTGTTGGTcgagtgtgcacggagacaaCAATCTCTGAATCTGATatctatcaaaacatttgctAACGTTGAGGCTGTtgtgtctgtgcacagaacGTTAAATTCCTGTCGCGGCATCATTCGTGATAAAGCACGCTGTCTCTCTGACATGTCTGAAGAGGACATTGCTACGGAGCTCCGGGAACAGGCTGTCACATCAATGAAACGTTTTACTGCTAAGAGAGAAGGAGTCATTATTAACACCAACACCTACCTCTTGACTTTTTCTCGTTCTAGTATTCCAACTTCAATTAAGGCAGGgtatttcaatatcggagtggaggtgtatgtcagcaatccactccggtgctacaaatgtcagaaattcggTCATGGCTCACAATCATGTCGTAACGCTGTGGTGTGTCAACGTTGTGGAGACAACCACGAGGATACTAACTGCCAAAAAGATCCAAGGTGTGCAAATTGTGATGGCTCACATCCTACTTTTTCCAAGTCTTGCCCTGTGTGGCAAAGAGAGGCGAAGATCATGAAACTGAAATGTGAGAAAAATATCTCATACTTTGATGCTAAAAAACTCTTGCAAAACCAAAACTCAAATCCGTTGAATTTAACCTATTCAGCTGCAGTCTCTCGCCCTGTAGCAACGTCCTCTATAgcatgtcagactgacttgactTGGGTCATGTCAGAAAGACCTGTTGTTTCTAATGCTTCACCTCAGTCCGCGGTCATTGCATCTACGTCCCGAGCCAGTCAGTCTACGTGTGGAAGCCAGACAGAGAGTTTATCTGAAAATCAACCTGACACGTCTTCTTCTCAACCAGTAACTACTAATTCCAATaaaaggaaagaaaagaaaCTAAACAGGAACCAAACACCTACCAACCCCTCCCCACCAGAGGTTCCTTTAGAAAACACATTTGGGCCTCTAGATATGGAGGTTACTTTGTCCTCACAGGACAAACAGAGGAAAAGTTCCTCACGTTCACGTGAACGGTCCCCGATTGTAGCACCATGA